In Pelmatolapia mariae isolate MD_Pm_ZW unplaced genomic scaffold, Pm_UMD_F_2 NODE_ptg000772l+_length_27581_cov_1, whole genome shotgun sequence, the sequence AAATATCAATCCTAACAGCCACCCCACAGAAAAGTGCTAGAAACCTTTGCATCCTCTAATTGTACTCAAATCCAATACAACTTAATGATAcatagcactttaaaatacccagcacaggaccaaagtgctgcacagtaaataagttaaaaacaataaagtaaaacaatgTGTGTGGCAGTCAATGTGTCGTAAGGAACCATCAGTGGGTGGTTTCCTCCACCTGGAACAGAGCAGCAGGGTGGAGAAGAAAGACAACAGGCTGTGGCAACACTATGTGACATCTTAACATCTACCAGGCGACTGGTGGTCCATCACAACTTTGAGAGCGAATTTTCATCTATTCAAAACACCAAAATGGACAAGCTTCTAACAGAAAAACTGCCAAAATGATTGTATGGCACTTCAGTTAATATGCAACAAAAATCAAAGGGTTGGGTAAAGTTGCTATAACAGCAACTGTAAAGCAGACGTATGGGGAAATGGTATTGATCTTCTAAATAGCGCTTCGCAGACTtccatctgatttatttttacaggcTATGCATAAAAAAGAAGTCAAGCTTTCTGTGTTATCTGTTTGTGATGGCAGAGAAACGAGGaaaaccctgtttgtgtgtttgctgtgtgaGATTTACCTCTGGCTTCCAGCTCCACTTTCTTTTTCCTGGCCCAGATATTATGATAATTCTCTGCAAGCAGCTCTGCCATTGACTGGAGAAGTTAATATTTGACATGTGACTCTTTTACACTGCACTGATCAATTCATCCATCAATCAATCTGCATTATCAGCTCCCAATCTGGCTTTGCATGCATTGTGTTCTTGTGAGTAATTTACCTGCAAGTCTCTGGACAATGTCACATTACTCATATCAGTGGGTCTTGGACTGAAAGCTGAAGCTCCTTCAAAAGAAAGCTGTTGGAGATTGAACACACAGCATTATATATGATGTCACCTTTCCCTCTGATCCATAATGAGTACCTCGGGAACAAATGTAAGAATAGCTGGTGTTCATATACACCTGACTGGCCTGTGATATCCTTCTGGGCTTGTTGTGAAGGTTGACTCCCTCTCTGATCCTGTCAATGCTCCAACCCCATGAAAGCATGGTCTTCAGAGACTCTCTGATGGGCCAGCAGTACGTCTCTTTATCCTGCAAAGTCACAGTTTACTTTCAGATGTACTGCAAAAACCGAACAAAGCATGAACTCAGACACACCAACAGATGATCTTCTGCAGGATCATTTGATCACATGTCTGTTCCCACATCAGCTGATACATTTCCATTCATTCAATTAGTAAATCTCATTTGAAGCTCATTACAACTGTGAGACTTTATATACACAACTGgacattttcttggcacacttagTTAATGAGTGTAGATACAAATGTAGTGTCATGATGGAAGCATCTAGAGGATCAGTGACAGAACTAGAATCCATGAAAACTCCATTGTAATGTGTATTTCAATGAGCACTGCAAAATGAAGCACAAAAGCTTCATTTCTCCagttaattattaaataataaaactgaTACGTTTCTCTTTTGCAACAAATATTATATAACACATTGGAGATGAAGTGTATGTAAATAAATATCTAAAGTTTAtctaaaagaaagagaagagaaaaaaatactggTGACCAGTAGCACCCCTCAGCCTTTTAGCAGATATACCGATGGTAtccatttcaaaatcctacatcACCTCGGTGTGAAGTTCTCTCATTCACAAGAATTTCAGAAAACTCACTTTGACcttgaggtcactgagatttaaCCTCCTCTGACATTTTTAGTAAATGCACCTGTAGTATCAATTTCAGAAAACTGAACCATGAGGTCAGGGTCAGTGAGATTCAAACTCATCTCACATCTTTACCTGTGCTATCAATTTGAAGCTCCTACATTTTTGAGTTACTGCATTCACAAACGCAGGTGTTCACGCTCAGCCACCAGGGTGACGACAacaccccatcagccttttactgCTAAAGAGGAAAAACTGACTTTTCAGTTTTCAGGTATGAGTTTGGTGTAGCAGCCAGGAGAGCTACCTGTGATTCAATACAGATGCATACCATGCTGTTTTTCATCATTAATAAGCTATCACTGACCCAAATGTAGCACTCACACAAACTATACAAATCTTTTGTAAAATATAGAAACTTCCACAGAAAGATGTCTGCATGCAGACTACCTTTTCAGACAGGCTTTTGTATGGTTTCAGGAGTGGATGGTTCTTGCTGATTTCACACATCTGGTCTCCATATGACCAGCCATTGGAAAACTACAAAATATAATTTCACATTTACAGATCAGATTTCACAGCAACCAAAAGCAGTTCTATTTTGCTACATTTCGTGATGATAACAAGAAACactaagacatttttaaaaagcacacaaacattttCCCCTCAATGTTATTCAATGTTTACAAGAAATGTTTCTTTCTCTAAAAAAGTATCAGCAGAATAAGCTGGTATATTGACATTTATGTCAATCATTGGCTTAAAATAGAGTATACCGTAAAGTTTGCCAAACAGCATACATGTGTAACAGAATGTTTTATATATTACAGCTGTGGGGTGTGTTCTTCTATGTGTAATCATTGGGTGCATTTGTTATCAGTGACTGTGAAAGACTGTTGATGTACCACACTGTTTTTGTCGTCATGGTGAGGGGAAAAACAGTATGATCAGGAAATACAACACAGAACAAGAATAAAATCATACATACCTTTTCTATACACCACTTCTCATGGATGTGCTCTGCATATCTGGTTATAAAACAATCCAGTTTCTCTGGAACAGTCACACTGTCAAAGCGAGACAAAACAAACCACTCCAttagaaacagaaacacagagatgaGAAAATAGAAATCTGCATCTGGATTTGTGTCAGTGTCCAGTGCCAGGAAATGACTGAAGGCACTTCAGTGGAGCATTATGGAGTCCTGcatcaaaaactgaaatataaataaatatacagttatgctcataactttttttatcatttcaaaCTTAGGAATTTATCCTGCTACGTCTCTCAGCAGTCAACGCTACACTATCAGTTAACTATCGGTTAGCACTAGTGATCCAGCTGAGACCAGTCCATACACGTACCATAACACTGCCTAGGCCACTGCTTTATAATATGACGCACATTAAGGCCACTACTTTGATTTGGAGCTATTAAATAAAACTCAGTTGAATTTCACATTCTTTCCATGATGTTTGTTGGAGACCTTTTCACCCATTATAGTATAAAAACttaattggagattatgtatctgaatttcaggagcgggaccacgcctcccaacacgctccttccggttgcCATCTTTATAGGTtccccccagttctgcaagatCATTCTcatttacgtgccccaccctccctccttgttctcaattctttaacttcttcacttctatttagtacatgggggtctgccaggcccgggagccgtcgccagtccccttcgaggccttccccaaaccgcagctcaattcatgtccaagcgttcacctttacctactaaaacgctgtcaaacctaaaatgaggacgtgggcccagctagtgaaagtTACATTTTGAAAATGCTAGATACATGGATCAAACTTTACAGTTAGTTTGACCATTCAGTCATTTGACACTGCAAATCACCAAAACTATTTCCTGTAAACATCCATTCTTTCTTCCATTTCAATCTAATCTAGTAGaaacaatttaaaagaaaatacagaaaaataatattCTTGCACACAAGCTTCCTCATAGATCCCAAACCAGATGTGGAGGTTACTTCTGAAACTGGTCAAACTTCATTTGTTGGCTGGGTTGTTACTTCTTCAGACCTGTTTGAATGAATAGCATTGTTATTCATTTTTTCTGTTAGAATGCaacttaatattttaatttattctttAGATTTCTTTAATCTCTtaaattgtgcaaaagtcttgagccatatTTTACATAAGAGGCCAGACTTTCACCtaattgttcttttttaaagttcTCCTGAAGGCTTCAAAGAACAACTTTGAAGGTGTttgttctttggacattggcttcTTTATGAATCATTTTAAGTCCTGTCTTCATACTTTAGAGGGGAATGTTTTTTCAATGAAAGTGTATTCGACCACTGTCAACTTATGTGCAGGTGTGCAACGTATCAGCTGTTTGGGCTATGTCTTTAGAAATGTgaacaaaaacatgaagaaacctCACAGTGGACATTAGAAGACtatcaaaaacaaacagtctATGCTACTACGATACTAAATTTAAGGATTTCCTACCTGATaatcagtttttgttgtttcgAGGAGGAGAGCACGCGCTCTCccgagattaaaaaaaagacggAGTTTTCATGAATGCACCTCTGtgctgaaaactgtttctggACTGAGCAGCCGAAATAAACTGAACAGGCATATTCTGACTTGCTTCTGcatatttataagttacacacTGTTATGAATTCAACATGATGTTGTTCTTCTGTAATTATGTTTcattaaaagagaaaacacattaATGACATTCATTAAGATTTaccctactgcctactggtgttggccagaggggccgatggcgcgatatggcagcctcgcttctgtcagtctgccccagggcagctgtggctacaactgtagctgcctccaccagtgtgtgaatgtgagagtgaatgaatagtggcattgtaaagcgcttcaggtgccttgaaaagcgctatataaatccaatccattattattaaaaatcgCATGTTTCAGAAACTCTGGAAACATTAGTTATTtattggatttaaaaaaaaatgtttctgcacCTGCAGGCTCTGCTGCTTGGTCCTCCATTTGATGAGTAGATTCTTGTAGAGAAGACTTCTCGTTTGGTTCCAGACTCCAGCGTCTCTTCTGTACACGGGCTGCATGCTCCCAGCATTCCTCATGTGGATAACGTACGGACAAGAGGTCCTCTCACTAATCCTGGCCTCAGCTGCAAGGGACATAGATGGCACAGAAGAAATTAAAAGCCCCGGACATTATGCACTCGAGCAGGAGGACTTAAGACAGTGAATCAATATGGCAATCATCAGTTAGGTCTGCAGTTATCCCGCAGACTAACTGATGCTTTGTTTCCCTCTAGCATGTTAAAGGCTGCTTTCTTTTGTGATGATGAAAGGAATAATATTGAACTTTCAGCTCGTTCTGACTCCAAACTACTgcaaaaaatattaacaaattCTCAGGGGGAGGATTCATTTATGTGACCTGGAGGCAGTTACTTTAAGGATGTCTGTTTAAACTGCAACATATTCTGATGATTCAGGTTTCCCAAACTTTGTTTAAATTTTGGATGTTTTACCATCTAACTCTTGATTTTCTTTATGAATGTAAAATCCAGTGACGTGGTGTTTATGTGTTCGTTACATTACTGGTCTGCACAAATACTGCTGACTGAAGTGCTGCCTATCTGGGTCTTTTACAAAAGATTTCTGACCACAAGAGCATCATGTTGGTGGTTACAAATATATAGTTATaggaaattatttatttttttgcctggCTGATTCATACAATAAACTTTCATTTGAAACACTTTCCGCTCTGCTTAGAGTTTGCTGCAGTAATATATAGTATTATATATTAGTTAACTAACCGAGAATCAGTATCGGTGTATACAGGTGTACTATGACACCTGTCAGCTTCTATAAAGCAAATTAAACCCGCTTCTCTTGTTTTCACCAACAGCGCTGCGATGTTAGCTACAACTGGTGCTAACCTGCTACCTGCTGATATTTCCAtatgctaaagaaaaaaaaatcgacAGACATTAGCGTCGCCGCTTCGTCCTGACCCGGACTGGAAAACAGGACAGGTGTAGGCAGCTGACTGAGCTAGCCTCTGCACAGAATTAACCGCGGCTGATTGAGTGTATTTTTCTAATCTGACGCGCTGAATGGCAACACAGGCACACGGAGCAGCATCGAGCTAACAGGCTACAGCAGCACAGCGTGTGTACGCCGGGCTAAAAACACGTCCGCTCCAGAAAAACAAGCACAACATACTCACGTATGAAATACATTAAGACATATCCTTCCTCAGCTCGCGATTTAACGGCATTACAttacagattttattttgtaagtatCAGGTAAACACCCCCTTAAACGAGCTGGTTTCTTGCGTCTCTACTTCCTTCTGTCAGATGCAACGCCCCGAAATGTGATTTCGGCCAATCAGATTTGGTCTCGGTGATGCTGACGCTCGTCTGCGCCAATCAGAATGCAGCAGCAggcatttattttcatttcacaaaCAGAGCATGTCGTTTGATAAATGAAGCGAACAAATATCCCTTGTTTGGGGAAATTTTCACTTTAGttagaaaaataattttattaaatcaTAGCATTAATGCCAAAGGCGCAGCCATAAAATTTATTACAAATCACTTAAGCACAATACAATTTCTAGCAAGTAATAGGTGAAGTAAGCTACGGATAGATGACaaattaaaggggaaaaaaaccccgAAATCCTTCACGCCTGCAGTGCGTAGACTCGTACGAGCCATCTAATGGTCCCCgtacagtgttgccaactcctcagtaagaaaaatcgctattggctgtcctaaaagtcgctaaatgatgtcatcgcctaatttgcataattgttcatgttaatgtaattgtaacctacctacgttgttggagagagaaataacatcgtggaagagacataaagtgagtaaaaaaaacgtcctaaatgcatttagaatttatttagaactaaaaattaaatttcttttagaaattgttttttaatgtcacaattccaaccctgcacctttatccgggcttggaccggtaaaagtgacccgaaattgGCACTCTGGgagagttactttgtgtgtgtgtgtgtgtttattggtagttttaaaccttgtgatccacaaaacagcataacagtaaaagaagaactgactgcgttacagtcagtgcgggagcgGCGGCTTCGCTgatgcgcgattcatttgcagtttggacgcataggtgtgaacatctcctgATAGCAGcggggggaggactatcctccgcatgtgagcgctttggcacgggTGAGGTGCACCGTACCAAAGCACCGCTGCTTGTTGGGAGTaagagcgatacgcgctttcacgtcaaaaagtcgtcataaataagtctccagtaacgccagaaaaagtcgccagatttgtcgctagtcgctttttagaaaaaaaaagtcgctaagggggtctgaaaactcgctaaatatagcgacaaagtcgctaagttggcaacactacCCGTACAGCTTTTGACGATCTGGTTTCAATAAAACGGAGGAAGAATATGAATGAGTTTGGATAATTACATCTATTTGTATGTTATATATTTCTTGGCtgctttgttgttattttaaccACTAGTGAGCTGTTTATTGACACTAGCTGTACTTACTGCACAAAAAGGGGAGGGATCACTGCAAATCAATACAAAGTTTGTCTATGTGATTGGCTTTTATCCTTATGTATGCTCTCTTTCAGAGTGAGAATTGCCCTCATCCATAGGGCACAAGGGTCACTGAAGAATATGAAAATGGTGTGAATCACACGTGTGCAGTCACAAAATTTCAATCAAAATGAACGCCTGTGGGAGATGTTTGACCATTAGACAGTCCTCTCCAACATCATCAAACATATGAGGGAATATCTTTTGGAAGAACAGTGTCCAGCGCTCCAGTGACTTTCCAGACATTTCAAGAATAAACATAAAGGAGTAGTAGTGCTGTTCTGGTGGTCCAACACCTTAGTAAGAGGCTTTTTGGTTTTTCTATTAATTTGTCCCTCTTCTGTACCTGACATTCTTCTGATTAAACCTCCAATCCATCCATACTCCAAATAGGAATGTGCATAAAATGATGAACCAGACtcaaatatttgcatttaatggAAGAATGTGGACATGATTATGTCTGTGCCTGTGTATACTCGGATATTCCCAGAGTCGCTGTGAAATAGGTAATGGTggcgcgtgtgtgtatgtagctTCTGGGATGTCCCTGAATTTAAGAAAATCATGAAGCCGGTTGGGGACAGGAAGCTGCTGGACGACATTGGTCCTCATCAGGATATCTGGTCCCAGCAGTGCTCTGACCTGCAGCCGGCAGATGTGGGAAAGACAGGGGACGGAGTCTGAAAGAAGGTGGAGAGAAAAGATCAATCGCTGCAGTGTTTCCACGTGCAGGTTATTTAAACTCTGCAGTGCATATTTACTGCTGTACCGAAACATGGATGTGGATCCCAGGACTTTTCTGCCACCCTTCGATCCAGAATATGTTTCAAATGGGGAGATAAAGTCGACCAGTTTACAAACTCAAGGAGGTAATTTAACACCTGGCTGTCTGCCTCTTCCAACCTACAAAGAACAGATGACACAAAGGAACAGATAATGATGATGGGTGATCAACCAGCTTTGGATCCTGACTTAAATTTAGCCGAtctcctttttaaaagaattttcTCAGGCATATCCAGACAGCTTTAAATACggaagcttttttcttttttttttaaagattattcCCCCAAAGTCCTCTTTTGGTGGGCGAAAACGGCCACTGCTGGTGAGTGAGAGGCTGATGCAAATGCTACTATGCTGATCTTAATGTCACTAAAATTTAATTGGGATCCTTGTTTAACATCACTGACTAATAAAACCTGTTAACTGTGGGGTTTGACCTTATTTTGGCTTTTAAAGTGGGGCGAGTCAGAAAGTTAGAGAACTGTTTACTTAGAATATCCTCTGTGATTTCTCCAAACAGCAGCTGTGCGTGAGAGGGTGACCCTGAAACTGTGATCGGCCAAATTATACAAAGTCAAGTTTTTGATTTTTAGAGGCCCATCCCTGGAACAAACCTATTACAGCTTGTTGATTACTAAGGAGACAGAGGTGGTGTGGCACCTTACATGTGGGGCTGAAGCAGTAAAGATGGTTCCAGTCCTGCCTTCAGGAGAAGAGGAAGCCAGCAGCCAGCAAAATATACTTGGTTTAGAGCCACAGAGAGCATCTCGTTCAGTTCTCTCAGCTTCAGCTCAGTTTTCCCATCATGCTGCAGTACACATTCGTCGCTGGTCACAGCCTCTGGGCGAGGTATCCACCGGTGCTCAAATATCAGCTGCAGCAGGTCTGCTTCGTCAGTGGCCAAAGCATAAATCCAATGTTTCTCACTCAACCTTGCTCCTGCAGCTATCAGCAGTTTCACCGACTCACTGAAAGAGATTTTAATATCAAACTAAAATAAACCATCTGGTTTATCTTGCAAATATGTGCAAGGTGGTAAAATCGGCATTCTTACACACCTGTAAGGTTTCTGGGGTGTGCGATACAAGGCCAGGGAAAGCGGTGAGAGGAGGCCATGGGTGTGCGAGCAGTCCTGGGCATCTGGGCTGTAACCTTCCCTCAACAGCAATTCCACACTCTTGGTCTGATCACTGTTGATAGCCACATACACCGGACTCACCATGCTCTCGCCGCGGTCGCACGCACGATCCGTAACAGCTATGAGGCTCCTGAGGATACTGGAGTGACAGAATATCAAAACGTCAAAAATACACAATCAGCCTTATTTTAAAAGAGGTTAAGTTATGTGTCAGTACCCGATGTGACCAAACTGGGCTGCGGCGTGAATGGCCAACTGGGGCCAATCGTGACTGCAGACCATGTTAGGGTCAGCCCCGTGGtccaacaggaagtccatgCAGGCCTGGTGTCCCTCCTGAGAGGCGATGAACAGAGGTGTACTCAGATCAACTGCCTGCTTGTTCACGTTGGCACCTGAAGTGAAAGCAGGTTAAAAAATTAACTGTGTAATCTATTTTACTTAATTACTTCCTAAAGAAGAGGCCAAGAGGACATGGAGCATGAGATCCTTTaacaaggaggaaaaaaaaatgtacagctACCATTAAAAGTAAATCATATTTACCGGCATTACCGAGTATTTCCAGGCACCCCCTCTGTCCGTACGCTGCAGCCACAAATAACGGGGAAATCCTGTGATCATCTACTGCCTCCAGGTTGCATTTGTTAACAAGAATGCGCACGATCTCAGTGTGGCCCTTTGGGAGAAACATGATCTTAAATAcaatcagcaaacacacaaggACCCCACTGTTAATGCTGGCAGCAGAGAGCAGGAACGTTTAAGCCCTACATTCTTCACAGTGAGCATCACAAGAAATCACTGCATCCCTGCATTCTGCTGAAATTTTATGTGCCAGTTTGCACTTTTTCTGCAGGTGTTTAAAGGtaaaaaattatttcatttataagtgaaatgtaataaaaaggTTAATACATGcacaaagtctctctctctctgtgccttGCAGCCAGTCAGAAAACATAAGGGAAATAAGGGAAAATCCCCAACAGATGTGACCATGCTTTCCTGATCAAATCCTAAAAGTCATGATCTAGTGTTAAATGAAAACTGTTCGTTTAAGAACGTGAGTGCTAATGCTTATGCCTACCTTATATGCAGCTTGGTGCAGGCAGGTCCAGCTGGACTCTGTGTATATTCTGTTGACCTCAGCACCTTTGCTTACCAGCAGTTCTACAACATCTGTGTGCCCGTGGCTAACAGCTGGAAGCAAATTTTGGGACATTCATTTGGTTAGAGGAGCTTAAAGGGTTAGacaagcaaaaacagaaacaaattaaACATCAGTGAAGTGCAGTTGTAATACCTTCATAAACAGGACAGGACAAGTCGTTAGTGAGCTGGTTGATATCAGCGTGTGCTCTGAGGAGCAGTTGGACCACCTCCAGGTGTCCACGCTGCGCTGCCAGGTAACAGGCAGACTCCCCCTCATGCGTCAGATGGTTCACATAAACACGACTACAGATGGAGGAGCGTGCTGCACAAAGGCGGAAACCAAAGAGGAAGAACAAAAGGCAAATGAGAGAAACGCACATATAACTTTAAAACAGGTGCTGAAGTGACTGATTTATCCATTAATCATTCACATCCATCTGGAGTCTAGCAGAGAAGCAGAAGGAGTAGAAATACCctcagaggtgggaagtaatgaAGTACAGATACTGTGCTTCTGTACTTTACTTTGAATTTTACTCTCTTTATTTTAACACAAACATCTCTACTTCTTACATTTTCTAACcaggctgattttttttaggtttaaCATATGTGAGCTACTATTTCCTCTCTTTGGGTACTTTCCAGACATCGAACTAATCAGACCCCAAGCAGAAGGAACAATATCCATCACCGGTGCTTGCACATGAAGAgatcaaagaggaaaaaaatacagtttgcatcatttatttattcagtataCTCTGGGATTCAATCAGGCTTAAATCAGGtttggggaactccaggcctcgagggccggtgtcctgcaggttttagatatcacgttggatcaacacacctgaatcacatgatttgTTCATTACCAGGGCTCTGGAGAACTTCATGACATGtcgaggaggtcatttagctatttaaatcagctgtgttggatcaaggacacatctaaaacctgcaggacaccaacccttgaggcctggagttcctcACTCCTGGCTTAAATGACATGGAACGGTATTTTTTTGGTGCAGATGCCCATAAGCTGCGGCTTGTGctacagaagaggaggagagactaACATTTTCTAATGGGCATTTTAAATGCAATGTTTCTAAGAAATATCATCAAAGCCACAAATTGATTCATACACTGGATTCCACCTTTGCACTAGCTTTATGCTGTCAATGGGAAGGGCATGTAATGGAAATATTAGGATTCTGCTCTTTTCAGGGTCAAGCTGACCTGGCTCAATGAAAGGCTCCACAGTGTCAGATTCTGCCTGTCAATACAAGTAGAAGTAAAATCGCcagcggcccaccgggcaaatgccccgtatgcccgatggccagtctaGCTATGCTCTTACCTCTGACAGCTGACAGGATTTCCAGGACGCACGCTTTGCTGCCAGCTGCCGCCGCCTCATGCAGGGGGGTCCAGCCTCGGTTGTCCCGACAGTCCAAACTGCAGCCTCTCTGAATCAGCATCCTCAGCAGCCTCCTGAAGCCTGAGCGAGCAGCAGCGGCCACACTGTAGCACTCAGTGAAGTCCATGCCCAGGTTCACAGAGTCATTTCTTATAACCTCAACCTGTTATAACCTTTGTTGTAACCTCAGAGTTACTCTGGATGATTTTACACAACATACACATACACGTTTCTGTTGGATCCGGAAAAGTTTTTaattgaaataaagaaataaacgtTTCTGTAGTTACCAAACAGACGTTAGGAACGGAACAACGGCATTCCGAGTTGATGTTGATGACGTCCCACCACAACAATCCTACGATCCAGTGTCGCGTGTCAGCTGTAGCTTCAGCTAATTGTTTAGCCGTATTC encodes:
- the LOC134623596 gene encoding ryanodine receptor 2-like isoform X2 gives rise to the protein MLGACSPCTEETLESGTKREVFSTRIYSSNGGPSSRACSVTVPEKLDCFITRYAEHIHEKWCIEKFSNGWSYGDQMCEISKNHPLLKPYKSLSEKDKETYCWPIRESLKTMLSWGWSIDRIREGVNLHNKPRRISQASQLSFEGASAFSPRPTDMSNVTLSRDLQSMAELLAENYHNIWARKKKVELEARGGGNHPLMVPYDTLTATHIVLLYCF
- the LOC134623596 gene encoding ryanodine receptor 2-like isoform X3 — encoded protein: MLGACSPCTEETLESGTKREVFSTRIYSSNGGPSSRACSVTVPEKLDCFITRYAEHIHEKWCIEKFSNGWSYGDQMCEISKNHPLLKPYKSLSEKDKETYCWPIRESLKTMLSWGWSIDRIREGVNLHNKPRRISQASQLSFEGASAFSPRPTDMSNVTLSRDLQSMAELLAENYHNIWARKKKVELEARDENSLSKL
- the LOC134623596 gene encoding ryanodine receptor 2-like isoform X1 is translated as MLGACSPCTEETLESGTKREVFSTRIYSSNGGPSSRACSVTVPEKLDCFITRYAEHIHEKWCIEKFSNGWSYGDQMCEISKNHPLLKPYKSLSEKDKETYCWPIRESLKTMLSWGWSIDRIREGVNLHNKPRRISQASQLSFEGASAFSPRPTDMSNVTLSRDLQSMAELLAENYHNIWARKKKVELEARGKSHTANTQTGFSSFLCHHKQITQKA
- the LOC134623595 gene encoding ankyrin repeat and SOCS box protein 3-like codes for the protein MDFTECYSVAAAARSGFRRLLRMLIQRGCSLDCRDNRGWTPLHEAAAAGSKACVLEILSAVRARSSICSRVYVNHLTHEGESACYLAAQRGHLEVVQLLLRAHADINQLTNDLSCPVYEAVSHGHTDVVELLVSKGAEVNRIYTESSWTCLHQAAYKGHTEIVRILVNKCNLEAVDDHRISPLFVAAAYGQRGCLEILGNAGANVNKQAVDLSTPLFIASQEGHQACMDFLLDHGADPNMVCSHDWPQLAIHAAAQFGHIGILRSLIAVTDRACDRGESMVSPVYVAINSDQTKSVELLLREGYSPDAQDCSHTHGLLSPLSLALYRTPQKPYSESVKLLIAAGARLSEKHWIYALATDEADLLQLIFEHRWIPRPEAVTSDECVLQHDGKTELKLRELNEMLSVALNQVYFAGCWLPLLLKAGLEPSLLLQPHMLEEADSQVLNYLLEFVNWSTLSPHLKHILDRRVAEKSWDPHPCFDSVPCLSHICRLQVRALLGPDILMRTNVVQQLPVPNRLHDFLKFRDIPEATYTHAPPLPISQRLWEYPMTLVPYG